One Bufo gargarizans isolate SCDJY-AF-19 chromosome 3, ASM1485885v1, whole genome shotgun sequence DNA segment encodes these proteins:
- the LOC122930832 gene encoding olfactory receptor 56A4-like: protein MYEVLMMMGHAMYKVLMMMGHAMYKVLMMMGHAMYKALMMMGHAMYKALMMMSHTVCSPPQLNSTDTHHANISTLEFIFICFPEIHTWDISGILLFFLLVALISNILLLVVIVIEPRLHHPMYYFLAMLAVMDICLSTVATPKILMMLWTGNTNVTASSCFTQMFFTIMFSAGESSIFLVMAYDRYVAICNPLHYPSIITKQFVAKVCMFIVVRNMAVALPMPLLAVNLDYCSSREILHCYCENMSVEKLSCSDNTSSSIYGLVIFIVVGGSDVLLIIISYSVILQTVVVARSFSAASKAFRTCGSHLIVICMFYITIATTMVSNRAVKEIPRPVHVVLSLLHHLLSPALNPVVYGVLTKEIRHAIQRMLGKMKIHP from the exons ATGTATGAGGTGCTGATGATGATGGGTCACGCTATGTACAAGGTGCTGATGATGATGGGTCACGCTATGTACAAGGTGCTGATGATGATGGGTCACGCTATGTACAAGGCGCTGATGATGATGGGTCACGCTATGTACAAGGCGCTGATGATGATGAGTCACACTGTGT GCAGCCCACCACAGCTTAATAGCACGGACACACATCACGCCAACATCTCCACCCTGGAGTTCATCTTCATCTGCTTTCCAGAAATCCACACCTGGGATATTTCTGGTATTCTGCTGTTCTTCCTTCTGGTGGCCCTTATCTCCAATATCTTGTTGCTAGTAGTGATTGTCATAGAGCCCAGGCTCCATCATCCCATGTACTACTTCCTGGCAATGCTCGCGGTGATGGATATTTGTCTCAGCACTGTCGCCACACCCAAGATTCTGATGATGCTGTGGACAGGCAATACGAATGTGACCGCCAGCTCCTGTTTCACCCAAATGTTCTTCACTATTATGTTTTCAGCTGGAGAATCTTCCATATTCCTAGTCATGGCTTATGACCGCTATGTGGCCATTTGTAATCCTCTCCACTACCCTTCCATCATCACGAAACAATTTGTGGCCAAAGTTTGCATGTTCATTGTGGTCAGAAACATGGCTGTGGCCTTGCCTATGCCTCTGCTGGCGGTAAATCTAGATTACTGCTCTAGCCGAGAGATTCTTCATTGTTATTGTGAGAACATGTCTGTAGAGAAACTGTCCTGCAGTGACAATACTTCCAGCAGCATCTACGGCCTGGTGATCTTCATCGTGGTTGGCGGCAGCGACGTTCTGCTCATCATCATATCATATTCTGTCATCCTACAAACAGTGGTGGTGGCTCGTTCCTTCAGCGCTGCCTCCAAAGCTTTCCGTACATGCGGTTCTCACCTCATCGTCATCTGCATGTTTTACATTACAATTGCCACCACAATGGTCTCAAATCGAGCAGTCAAGGAGATTCCCAGACCAGTGCATGTTGTTCTGTCTCTTCTCCATCATCTCCTGTCACCAGCTCTGAACCCAGTCGTGTACGGTGTCCTGACCAAGGAGATCCGACATGCTATACAAAGAATGCTGGGGAAGATGAAAATTCATCCATAA